From Microcystis aeruginosa NIES-2549, a single genomic window includes:
- a CDS encoding RelA/SpoT family protein — MNAITAIQPETLTALPRATEPKKALVLPDWLKECLITYENDPQNPDSDLICRAFNFAHKLHEGQYRKSGEPYIAHPIAVAGLLRDLGGDGAMIAAGFLHDVVEDTEVTPEEIEARFGVEVRNLVEAVTKLSKFNFSSKTERQAENFRRMFLAMAQDIRVIVVKLADRLHNMQTLEHLNPQQQQRIALETREIFAPLANRLGIGRFKWELEDLCFKYLEPDAYRTVQLLVSEKRIDREARIETVTNTLREKLQEIGIKVLDLQGRPKHLYGIYHKMHNQGKEFEQIYDIAAVRIIVETKEECYRCLAVVHDQFTPIPNRFKDYIGLPKANRYQSLHTTVVGLNARPLEVQIRTLEMHHVAEYGIAAHWKYKETGSSQTTLTAADEKFAWLRNLLDWQKDLKDGQEYMDGLKNNFFEEDIYVFTPKGDVVALAQGATPVDFAYHIHSEVGNQMKGARINGKWSVLDAPLQNGDLVEILTSKNSHPSLDWLNFVVTPSARNRIRQWYKKSRREENISRGRDLLEKELGKTGFDALLKSERMQSVAKQCNYVAVDDLLAALGYGELTLKNVVNRLQEAVKNQQEILTVKNPPDVLTDSQLILPPSPVQRALPVTKSPIAGVEGLVYRLAGCCCPLPGENITGIVAHAGEGIVIHRQGCSNVEKAEAERLIPVSWNPVDEQGRYPTYPVNIQIEVIDRVGVLKDILSRLSDQNINVRNAGVKTNFGKPALISLKIEVKDLQQFERCVTQIKLMSDVLNVRRISQVKSDRE, encoded by the coding sequence ATGAACGCCATCACTGCCATCCAACCAGAAACCCTCACCGCCCTTCCCCGGGCCACGGAACCGAAAAAAGCGTTAGTTTTACCCGATTGGCTGAAAGAATGCCTAATTACCTACGAAAACGACCCCCAGAATCCCGATAGCGATTTAATCTGTCGGGCCTTTAATTTCGCCCACAAACTCCACGAGGGCCAGTATCGCAAATCCGGGGAACCCTATATCGCCCATCCCATAGCTGTAGCGGGATTACTGCGGGATCTGGGGGGTGATGGGGCAATGATCGCGGCGGGATTCCTTCACGATGTGGTGGAAGATACGGAAGTCACCCCCGAAGAAATCGAGGCTAGATTCGGTGTCGAGGTGCGTAATTTGGTGGAAGCGGTGACAAAACTCTCCAAATTCAACTTTTCTAGTAAAACTGAACGGCAGGCGGAGAATTTTCGCCGAATGTTCCTGGCGATGGCTCAAGATATCCGCGTCATCGTGGTCAAATTAGCCGATCGCCTGCACAATATGCAAACCCTCGAACACCTTAACCCGCAACAGCAGCAACGCATCGCCCTCGAAACTAGAGAAATCTTTGCTCCTCTGGCTAACCGTTTAGGGATTGGGCGATTTAAATGGGAATTAGAAGATTTATGCTTTAAATACCTCGAACCCGATGCTTATCGCACCGTGCAGTTATTGGTATCGGAAAAACGTATCGATCGAGAGGCCCGCATCGAAACCGTCACTAACACATTGCGGGAAAAATTGCAAGAAATTGGCATAAAAGTTCTTGATTTACAGGGTCGCCCCAAACATCTCTACGGCATCTATCATAAAATGCACAATCAAGGCAAAGAATTCGAGCAGATTTATGATATCGCCGCCGTCCGCATTATCGTCGAAACTAAAGAGGAATGTTATCGTTGTTTAGCCGTAGTTCATGACCAATTTACTCCGATTCCTAACCGTTTTAAAGACTATATCGGTTTACCAAAAGCTAACCGTTATCAATCCCTCCATACTACCGTTGTTGGTTTAAATGCCCGTCCCCTAGAAGTGCAGATTCGCACCCTAGAAATGCACCATGTTGCTGAATACGGGATTGCCGCCCATTGGAAGTATAAAGAAACTGGTTCTAGTCAAACAACTTTAACCGCCGCCGATGAAAAATTCGCTTGGTTGCGTAATCTTCTTGACTGGCAAAAAGACCTTAAAGATGGTCAAGAATACATGGATGGCCTGAAAAATAATTTCTTTGAAGAAGATATCTATGTTTTCACCCCCAAAGGTGATGTGGTGGCCCTGGCCCAAGGCGCAACACCGGTAGATTTTGCCTATCATATTCATAGCGAAGTAGGTAATCAGATGAAAGGGGCAAGGATTAATGGTAAATGGTCAGTTCTTGATGCTCCCTTGCAAAATGGTGATCTGGTGGAAATTCTCACCAGCAAGAATAGTCACCCTAGTTTAGATTGGTTAAATTTTGTCGTTACTCCTAGCGCCAGAAATCGCATCCGGCAATGGTACAAAAAATCGCGACGAGAAGAAAATATTAGCCGGGGTCGTGATTTATTAGAGAAAGAATTGGGTAAAACTGGCTTCGATGCCCTGCTGAAATCGGAACGAATGCAATCGGTGGCTAAACAGTGCAATTATGTGGCAGTAGATGATTTATTGGCGGCTTTGGGTTACGGCGAACTTACCCTAAAAAATGTGGTTAATCGTCTGCAAGAAGCGGTTAAAAATCAACAGGAAATTTTAACGGTCAAAAATCCGCCCGATGTCCTGACTGATTCCCAATTGATTCTACCACCTTCTCCCGTTCAAAGGGCTTTACCTGTTACTAAATCACCGATCGCCGGTGTGGAGGGATTAGTCTATCGTTTAGCCGGTTGTTGTTGTCCTTTACCAGGAGAAAATATTACTGGTATAGTCGCCCACGCGGGGGAAGGTATTGTTATTCACCGTCAGGGCTGCTCGAATGTGGAAAAAGCCGAAGCTGAACGCTTAATTCCTGTTAGTTGGAACCCCGTAGATGAGCAGGGACGTTATCCAACTTATCCGGTAAATATTCAGATTGAAGTGATCGATCGCGTTGGGGTTTTAAAAGATATTCTCTCTCGTTTAAGTGACCAAAATATTAACGTTCGCAATGCCGGAGTTAAGACTAATTTCGGTAAACCCGCTTTAATTTCCCTGAAAATTGAAGTAAAAGACCTGCAACAATTTGAACGCTGTGTTACTCAAATTAAGCTGATGAGCGATGTTTTAAACGTTCGTCGCATCAGTCAGGTAAAAAGCGATCGAGAGTAG
- the patD gene encoding heterocyst frequency control protein PatD, with protein MLPTNYHQAYESLLRKLEDFSLALLDGDASTGLQSFQALQSCLEGEILSLNDDNFSPEVANRWRTVQTELYRSWRLLETDWLFLASARQGREKRLRIISERVATLKGYCQVLLGEVVDQ; from the coding sequence ATGCTACCGACAAATTACCATCAAGCCTACGAATCTTTGTTAAGAAAACTGGAGGATTTCAGTCTTGCCCTTCTGGATGGGGATGCCTCCACGGGGTTACAATCTTTTCAAGCTTTACAAAGCTGTCTAGAGGGGGAGATATTGTCACTAAATGATGACAATTTCAGCCCAGAGGTGGCTAATCGTTGGCGCACGGTCCAGACGGAACTATATCGGTCCTGGCGATTGCTGGAGACGGATTGGTTATTTTTGGCCTCGGCCCGGCAAGGACGGGAGAAGCGTTTACGGATAATTAGCGAGCGAGTGGCGACTTTAAAGGGGTATTGTCAGGTTTTGTTAGGGGAAGTTGTCGATCAGTAA
- a CDS encoding type ISP restriction/modification enzyme has product MSRLLISQYQAEVEKIVQYGGSRKETSIRVAFQNLLNDYCKARDFLLIPELDYRTKSGKVVYPDGTVKDALRLDWGYWESKDQYDNLDEEIEKKLAKGYPNDNILFEDSQTAVLIQGGEERLRVSMRDDEALDGIINAFINYVRPEVEDFREAIDSFKEDLPTILEALRGLIARQSETNRNFVTARDKFLEICRKSINPEISLEDVREMIIQHILTEDIFINIFNESQFHRENNIARELQGVIETFFTGNTKRNTLGTIERYYAVIRRTAANIYNHHEKQKFLKAIYENFYKAYNPKAADRLGIVYTPNEIVRFMIESVDYLVHKHFRKLLADPGVEILDPATGTGTFVTELIEYLPKDKLRYKYKHEMHCNEVAILPYYIANLNIEFTYKQKMGEYEEFEHICFVDTLDHASSNIKQMDLFAMSAENTQRIHNQNDRNISVIIGNPPYNAKQDNFNQDNANRSYEEIDKRIKYSYVKEGKAQNQIVVYDMYTRFIRWASDRLNKNGIIAFVSNSSFIDALAYDGFRKVVENEFSEIYIIDLGGNVRKNPKLSGTTHNVFGIQTGVAISLIVKRESNNLPCRILYTRRPELDTAAQKLEFLSSTKLNQLDFEHIIPDKKHNWLNQSDNDFNQLLPLIDKEVKSGKSEKAVFKLFSSGLKTQRDEWVYDFSRDKLEAKMMFFVDVYQRTFKDENYQGRNQIKWDRELTKYLSQRISKVFNDANMLMSYYRPYTKQWLYFDKHFNGMTYQWFNIFNNEFNNIIIGLNVGSDKFVSLVSNHIIDLACLLVSGGSTQCLPLYYYDKEGNRIDNITDWGLQQFQKHYNDKTITKLDIFHYTYAVLHYPEYRSKYELNLKREFPRLPFYDNFSQWVEWGSKLMELHINYETVAPYPLTRIDTNNNLKPKTKLKADREKNYINLDDITFLQDIPKIAWEYKLGNRSALEWILDQYKEKKPKDKTIAERFNNYRFADYKETVIDLLQRVCTVSVETMKIIEAMRH; this is encoded by the coding sequence ATGTCTAGATTATTAATCAGCCAGTATCAGGCGGAAGTTGAGAAGATTGTCCAATATGGCGGCAGTCGCAAGGAAACTTCGATTAGAGTCGCTTTTCAGAATTTATTAAATGACTATTGCAAGGCGCGGGATTTTTTGTTAATTCCGGAGTTGGATTATCGCACTAAGTCGGGAAAAGTTGTCTATCCTGACGGGACGGTAAAGGATGCTTTACGGTTAGATTGGGGTTATTGGGAAAGTAAGGATCAATACGATAATTTAGACGAGGAAATTGAGAAAAAGTTAGCGAAAGGCTACCCTAATGACAATATTTTATTTGAAGACTCCCAGACGGCGGTTTTAATTCAAGGAGGAGAGGAAAGACTGCGCGTCTCCATGCGCGATGATGAGGCTTTGGATGGGATTATTAATGCTTTTATTAATTATGTACGTCCGGAGGTTGAGGATTTTCGAGAGGCGATTGATAGTTTTAAGGAAGATTTACCAACAATTTTAGAAGCGTTGCGGGGTTTAATTGCGCGACAATCGGAGACGAATCGTAATTTTGTGACAGCGCGGGACAAATTTTTAGAGATTTGTCGCAAGTCAATCAATCCAGAAATTAGTCTGGAAGATGTGCGAGAGATGATTATTCAGCACATCTTGACAGAGGATATTTTTATCAATATTTTTAATGAGTCCCAGTTTCACCGGGAAAATAATATCGCCAGGGAATTACAGGGAGTGATTGAAACTTTCTTTACTGGTAATACCAAGCGCAATACTTTAGGGACTATTGAACGTTATTATGCGGTAATTCGGCGGACGGCGGCGAATATTTATAACCACCACGAAAAGCAGAAGTTTCTCAAGGCGATTTATGAGAATTTTTATAAAGCATACAATCCGAAAGCGGCGGACCGGTTGGGAATTGTCTATACACCCAATGAAATTGTCCGTTTTATGATTGAAAGTGTCGATTATTTAGTCCACAAGCATTTTAGGAAGTTGTTGGCGGATCCAGGAGTAGAAATTTTAGATCCGGCGACGGGGACAGGAACTTTTGTAACGGAGTTGATTGAGTATTTACCGAAGGATAAGTTACGGTACAAGTATAAGCATGAGATGCACTGTAATGAGGTGGCAATTCTGCCTTATTATATTGCGAATTTGAATATTGAGTTCACCTATAAGCAGAAGATGGGTGAGTATGAGGAGTTTGAGCATATCTGTTTTGTCGATACCCTGGACCATGCTTCTTCTAATATCAAGCAGATGGATTTGTTTGCTATGTCGGCGGAGAATACCCAACGGATTCACAATCAAAATGACCGCAATATTTCTGTAATTATTGGTAATCCTCCTTATAATGCCAAGCAGGATAATTTTAATCAAGATAATGCAAATCGAAGTTATGAAGAGATTGACAAGCGCATTAAATATAGTTATGTCAAAGAAGGTAAGGCACAGAATCAAATTGTCGTCTATGATATGTACACTCGTTTTATTCGTTGGGCTTCTGATCGATTAAATAAAAATGGTATCATTGCTTTTGTATCTAACTCTTCTTTTATCGATGCGTTGGCTTATGATGGATTTAGAAAAGTAGTAGAGAATGAGTTTAGTGAAATTTATATCATTGATTTAGGTGGTAATGTCAGGAAAAATCCTAAACTTTCAGGGACAACTCATAATGTTTTCGGTATTCAGACGGGGGTGGCGATTAGTTTGATTGTGAAGCGAGAAAGTAATAATCTTCCTTGTCGAATTTTATATACTCGCCGTCCTGAATTGGATACAGCAGCGCAAAAATTAGAGTTTTTGTCATCGACAAAACTTAATCAGCTTGATTTTGAGCATATCATCCCAGATAAAAAACATAATTGGCTCAATCAATCAGATAATGACTTTAATCAACTGCTACCCTTGATTGATAAGGAGGTAAAAAGTGGCAAGTCTGAGAAAGCTGTGTTTAAGTTGTTTTCGTCAGGACTTAAAACTCAGCGAGATGAGTGGGTTTATGATTTTTCAAGAGATAAACTAGAAGCAAAGATGATGTTTTTTGTAGATGTTTATCAGAGAACTTTTAAAGATGAAAATTATCAAGGAAGAAATCAGATTAAGTGGGATCGAGAATTAACTAAGTATCTTTCTCAAAGAATCTCAAAAGTATTTAACGATGCTAATATGTTGATGAGTTATTATCGTCCATACACAAAACAATGGCTCTATTTTGACAAGCATTTCAACGGAATGACTTATCAATGGTTTAATATTTTTAACAATGAATTTAATAATATCATAATTGGCTTAAATGTCGGTTCAGACAAATTTGTATCTCTTGTATCAAATCATATTATTGATCTTGCTTGTTTGCTAGTTAGTGGGGGTAGTACCCAATGTCTCCCTCTTTACTACTACGACAAAGAAGGAAACCGTATCGATAATATCACCGATTGGGGATTGCAGCAATTCCAAAAACATTACAACGATAAAACCATCACCAAACTCGATATCTTCCACTACACTTATGCAGTCCTCCACTACCCGGAATATCGCAGTAAATACGAATTAAATCTTAAGCGAGAATTTCCGCGACTTCCCTTTTATGATAACTTCTCTCAATGGGTAGAATGGGGAAGCAAACTAATGGAATTACACATCAACTATGAAACCGTCGCACCCTACCCACTAACCCGCATTGATACTAATAATAACCTCAAACCCAAAACCAAACTAAAAGCTGACCGAGAAAAAAATTACATCAACCTTGATGATATCACTTTCCTACAAGATATTCCCAAAATTGCTTGGGAATATAAACTCGGTAATCGTTCGGCCCTAGAATGGATATTAGATCAATATAAGGAAAAGAAACCCAAAGATAAAACCATCGCCGAAAGATTTAATAATTATCGCTTCGCCGATTATAAAGAAACAGTAATTGACTTACTACAAAGAGTCTGTACTGTCAGCGTCGAAACCATGAAAATAATAGAAGCGATGAGACATTAA
- the lipA gene encoding lipoyl synthase gives MGKNYRSSSGVTVKPEWLRVKAPQWQRVGSVKEVLRDLGLNTVCEEASCPNIGECFHAGTATFLIMGPACTRACPYCDIDFEKKPQPLDSTEPQRLAAAVQRLDLNHVVITSVNRDDLADGGASQFVRCIEEIRRISPKTTIEVLIPDLCGNWQALALILAAKPEVLNHNTETVPRLYRRVRPQGDYQRSLELLQRARAIVPATYTKSGIMVGLGETDEEVRQVMDDLRAVDCDILTIGQYLQPSPKHLGVQEFITPEQFHAWREYGESLGFLQIVASPLTRSSYHAEQVRALMNLYPRES, from the coding sequence ATAGGCAAAAATTATCGGAGTAGTTCAGGCGTGACGGTAAAACCAGAGTGGTTACGGGTAAAAGCACCGCAATGGCAGCGAGTCGGCAGTGTTAAGGAAGTTTTACGCGATTTAGGCTTAAATACCGTTTGTGAGGAGGCTTCCTGTCCCAATATCGGCGAATGTTTCCACGCGGGGACGGCTACCTTTTTAATTATGGGTCCTGCTTGCACTCGCGCCTGTCCTTACTGTGATATAGATTTTGAGAAAAAACCCCAACCTTTAGACTCCACGGAACCCCAGCGACTAGCGGCAGCCGTGCAACGTCTCGATCTTAATCATGTAGTGATCACTTCTGTCAATCGCGATGATTTGGCCGATGGTGGCGCTAGTCAATTTGTCCGTTGTATCGAGGAAATTCGCCGCATTTCTCCGAAAACCACCATCGAAGTGCTGATTCCCGATCTTTGCGGCAATTGGCAGGCTTTAGCTTTAATTCTTGCCGCTAAACCCGAAGTTTTAAACCATAATACCGAAACTGTTCCCCGTCTCTACCGTCGTGTGCGTCCCCAGGGGGATTACCAGCGTTCCCTAGAATTATTGCAGCGCGCTCGCGCCATTGTTCCCGCTACCTACACAAAATCGGGCATTATGGTGGGATTGGGGGAAACCGACGAGGAAGTGCGGCAAGTGATGGACGATTTACGGGCCGTCGATTGTGATATTCTCACCATCGGGCAGTATCTGCAACCATCGCCAAAACATCTCGGTGTGCAGGAATTTATCACCCCTGAACAGTTCCACGCTTGGCGCGAATATGGGGAATCTCTGGGATTTTTACAAATTGTTGCGAGTCCCTTGACAAGAAGCTCTTATCATGCTGAACAAGTCAGAGCCTTGATGAATTTGTACCCGCGAGAGTCTTGA
- the rdgB gene encoding RdgB/HAM1 family non-canonical purine NTP pyrophosphatase — translation MKKLILATSNPGKLAEIGEYLTNIDLELQLKPDYLEIEETGATFAENAYLKAAQIALTLGEWSIADDSGLEVTGLGNAPGIYSARYGKNDRERIDRLVRELGDNQDRSARFVCVIAIARPDGEIALSATGICTGEILTSPRGKGGFGYDPIFYVPEYALTFAEMSPELKRKISHRGRAFEQLLPHLKTLAGTNSSRL, via the coding sequence ATGAAAAAATTAATTCTAGCCACGAGTAATCCGGGTAAATTGGCAGAGATAGGGGAATACTTAACTAATATCGACCTAGAATTGCAGTTAAAACCCGATTATTTAGAGATTGAGGAAACCGGGGCGACTTTTGCTGAAAATGCCTATTTAAAAGCTGCTCAAATTGCCCTAACATTGGGAGAATGGTCGATCGCCGATGATTCGGGATTGGAAGTAACTGGGTTAGGAAATGCCCCGGGGATTTACTCGGCCCGCTATGGTAAAAATGATCGAGAAAGAATCGATCGCCTAGTCAGAGAATTAGGAGATAATCAGGATCGTTCGGCCCGTTTTGTCTGTGTAATTGCGATCGCCCGTCCCGATGGTGAGATTGCCTTGAGCGCCACAGGAATCTGCACGGGAGAAATTCTCACCAGTCCTAGGGGTAAAGGTGGTTTTGGTTACGATCCGATTTTTTATGTCCCCGAGTACGCTTTAACCTTTGCGGAAATGTCTCCCGAATTAAAAAGAAAAATTAGCCATCGAGGACGAGCTTTTGAGCAATTGCTGCCCCATCTCAAGACTCTCGCGGGTACAAATTCATCAAGGCTCTGA
- the hflX gene encoding GTPase HflX, with protein sequence MKQLQRLYHERLPIDTLTTPEFAQRLAAISTDIHQPLCTYINRRGQVIRVGVGTPRQTQFSLLELPRYGSERLCGIRCIATELKQEPPKESSLTAMALQRLDALVILTLTGTGMIRRGGGATGYVEQVYLAHLIPQSQTNVNSNIYWSVSPPLNLEDLSKQDFLELVEGLEAEFQREFTAITVDTAEDRVLLVGLMTDNMSDRQFEDGLSELERLVDTAGGKVLQVTRQKRDHPHPQTVIGSGKVAEIALQVQTSGANLVVFNRDLSPAQIRNLENQIGVRVVDRTEVILDIFAQRAQSQAGKLQVELAQLEYTLPRLTGRGLAMSRLGGGIGTRGPGETKLETERRTIQRRLSRLQDEVDQLQAHRSRLRKQRQKQEVASVAIVGYTNAGKSTLINALTAAEVYTADQLFATLDPTTRRLTITDPLTQASHPLLLTDTVGFIHELPPSLVDAFRATLEEVTEADALLHLVDLSHPAWESQIASVLKILSEMPIQTGPMLMVFNKLDQVKSDDLEIAKEKYPQAVFISAIRRLGLETLKQKLIDLTA encoded by the coding sequence ATGAAACAGCTACAAAGGCTGTACCATGAACGCTTGCCTATCGATACTCTCACCACCCCAGAATTCGCCCAAAGACTGGCGGCTATTAGTACCGATATTCATCAACCCCTCTGCACCTATATCAACCGTCGCGGCCAGGTAATTCGTGTGGGAGTGGGAACCCCCCGACAAACCCAATTTTCTCTCTTGGAACTACCCCGCTACGGTTCCGAACGTCTTTGCGGAATTCGTTGTATCGCCACGGAACTCAAGCAGGAACCGCCAAAAGAATCCAGTTTAACCGCCATGGCTCTGCAAAGATTAGACGCACTGGTGATCTTAACATTAACCGGTACAGGTATGATCCGTCGCGGTGGTGGGGCGACTGGTTATGTGGAGCAGGTCTATCTGGCGCATCTCATACCACAAAGTCAAACAAATGTCAATAGTAATATATACTGGTCTGTCTCCCCGCCCTTAAATCTAGAGGATTTAAGCAAACAGGACTTTTTAGAGTTAGTGGAAGGACTAGAGGCGGAGTTTCAGCGCGAATTTACCGCTATAACCGTTGATACAGCCGAAGATCGGGTGCTATTGGTTGGTTTAATGACCGACAATATGAGCGATCGCCAGTTTGAGGACGGTTTAAGCGAATTAGAGCGTTTAGTTGATACCGCCGGGGGCAAAGTTTTGCAAGTCACCCGACAAAAACGGGATCATCCCCATCCTCAAACAGTGATCGGTTCGGGAAAAGTGGCAGAAATCGCCCTACAGGTGCAAACTTCGGGGGCTAATTTAGTTGTATTCAATCGCGATCTTTCTCCCGCCCAAATTCGCAATCTAGAGAACCAAATCGGGGTGAGAGTAGTGGATCGCACCGAGGTGATCCTGGATATTTTTGCCCAACGGGCCCAATCCCAAGCGGGTAAACTACAGGTAGAATTAGCCCAATTAGAATACACTTTACCCCGTCTGACCGGGCGCGGATTAGCCATGTCGAGATTAGGGGGAGGAATTGGCACTCGCGGACCGGGGGAGACAAAATTAGAAACAGAACGCCGAACTATTCAACGTCGTTTATCCCGTCTCCAGGATGAGGTGGATCAGCTGCAAGCTCATCGTTCCCGTTTACGCAAACAACGGCAAAAACAAGAGGTAGCCAGTGTGGCGATCGTCGGTTACACCAATGCGGGAAAATCTACTTTAATTAATGCTCTCACCGCTGCCGAAGTGTATACCGCCGATCAACTGTTTGCTACCCTCGATCCCACCACCCGACGCTTAACTATTACCGATCCCCTCACCCAAGCATCTCACCCCCTCTTACTAACCGATACGGTGGGTTTTATCCATGAATTACCCCCCTCGCTGGTGGATGCTTTTCGGGCAACTTTGGAGGAAGTAACGGAAGCAGACGCCTTACTCCATCTGGTGGATCTCTCCCATCCAGCTTGGGAAAGTCAGATTGCCTCGGTGTTAAAAATCCTCTCGGAGATGCCGATTCAAACTGGTCCAATGTTAATGGTGTTTAATAAGTTGGATCAGGTAAAAAGCGACGATTTGGAAATAGCTAAGGAAAAATATCCCCAAGCTGTTTTTATCTCGGCTATTCGGCGGCTAGGATTGGAAACTTTAAAACAAAAGTTAATCGATTTAACCGCTTAA
- a CDS encoding dipeptide ABC transporter ATP-binding protein: MLEIKDLKIAYPTELSSPAWAIDGVSFSIGKGETLGLVGESGCGKSTIGKAILRLLPNRTHVEGEITFEGRSLLSLSSKQLEKFRGEAVGLVFQDPMTRLDPLMTIGDHCVETLQAHRGNLTYRQAKSQACTVLEKVKIPANRWSQYPHEFSGGMRQRVAIALALLLNPKLIIADEPTTSLDVTVSAEILRELKRLCSEEQMGLLLISHDLALVGEYCDRLAVMQGGKIVESGAVKTVFNTPEHPYTRSLLAAALHLQLREEKLTAIQGKETVLKVDNLKQYYTLEGNFLDSFFKKEKKFIKAVDEVNFELYRGEIFGLVGESGCGKSTLSRTLLQLIKPTGGKVEFLGEDLTPLSGEKMRPKRRLMQMIFQDPLACLNPLMTVGESIADPLLIHQKISLETAKKQVLEMLERVGLTPTEEFYRRYPRELSGGQQQRVAIARALITRPELVICDEPVSMLDASVQTQVLELMLELQKLFNLTYLFITHDLWLARFLCDRIAVMTAGKIVEMGDTEQIFSHPQHPYTQKLIAAAPRIYPDSN, from the coding sequence ATGTTGGAAATTAAAGACCTAAAAATTGCCTACCCGACCGAATTAAGTTCTCCCGCTTGGGCGATCGATGGGGTATCTTTTAGTATAGGCAAAGGGGAAACTCTGGGATTAGTGGGTGAATCTGGTTGTGGAAAATCGACCATCGGTAAGGCTATTTTAAGGTTATTACCTAATCGCACTCATGTGGAAGGGGAGATTACCTTTGAAGGGCGATCGCTTTTATCTTTGTCTAGCAAACAGTTAGAAAAGTTTCGCGGGGAAGCGGTGGGATTAGTGTTTCAAGATCCGATGACGCGACTGGATCCGCTGATGACTATTGGCGATCATTGTGTGGAAACTTTGCAAGCCCATCGAGGAAATTTAACCTATCGTCAAGCTAAAAGTCAAGCTTGTACTGTCCTAGAAAAAGTGAAAATTCCCGCTAATCGTTGGTCCCAATATCCTCACGAATTTAGCGGGGGAATGCGCCAAAGAGTGGCTATTGCTTTAGCTTTATTATTAAACCCTAAGTTAATTATTGCCGATGAACCCACCACCAGTTTAGATGTGACGGTTTCGGCGGAAATTCTGCGGGAATTAAAGCGTTTATGTAGCGAGGAACAGATGGGATTATTGTTAATTTCCCATGATTTAGCGCTGGTGGGAGAATATTGCGATCGATTAGCGGTGATGCAGGGGGGCAAAATTGTTGAATCGGGAGCGGTAAAAACAGTTTTTAATACACCTGAACACCCCTACACTCGTTCTCTTTTGGCCGCTGCTTTACACCTACAGCTGCGGGAGGAAAAATTAACAGCAATTCAAGGTAAAGAAACGGTGTTAAAGGTGGATAATTTAAAACAGTATTATACCCTAGAAGGTAACTTTTTAGATAGTTTTTTTAAGAAAGAAAAGAAATTTATTAAAGCGGTGGATGAAGTGAATTTTGAACTGTATCGAGGGGAAATATTCGGTTTAGTTGGGGAATCGGGATGTGGGAAAAGTACCCTATCGCGAACCCTATTACAGTTAATTAAACCCACCGGGGGAAAAGTGGAATTTTTAGGAGAAGATTTAACCCCCTTGTCGGGGGAAAAAATGCGACCAAAAAGACGCTTAATGCAGATGATTTTTCAGGATCCCCTCGCTTGTCTCAATCCTCTAATGACGGTGGGAGAAAGTATCGCTGATCCGCTTTTGATCCATCAAAAAATTAGTCTAGAAACCGCTAAAAAGCAGGTTTTGGAAATGTTAGAGCGAGTCGGTTTAACACCAACAGAGGAGTTTTATCGACGCTATCCTAGGGAGTTATCGGGAGGACAACAGCAAAGGGTAGCCATTGCTCGCGCTTTAATTACTCGTCCAGAATTAGTTATTTGTGATGAACCGGTTAGTATGCTTGATGCTAGTGTTCAGACACAGGTTTTAGAGTTAATGTTAGAGTTACAAAAGTTATTTAATCTCACTTATTTATTTATAACTCATGATCTTTGGTTAGCGAGATTCCTCTGCGATCGAATTGCGGTGATGACTGCGGGTAAAATAGTTGAAATGGGTGACACTGAACAGATTTTTAGCCATCCCCAACACCCCTACACTCAAAAATTAATCGCCGCAGCCCCGAGAATTTATCCCGACAGCAACTAA